In Oscarella lobularis chromosome 18, ooOscLobu1.1, whole genome shotgun sequence, the following proteins share a genomic window:
- the LOC136197918 gene encoding uncharacterized protein yields MSILLAKKLAVFSISKTSSLQRFVALQISTAPKLLQPRYLAPSMLAAAATSKRATGTDSLDPKSFLAVRPPGIHSDSHRGLKITSRDATHYTCERPTRKIVRELNYRRRVEQMTSRGFRSINSRPYRELEPVELSTTALALHAVGQDRLGPAAALDGDRNFDEESLDEVQSVATEMPKIEDLSLFQGGPIRTPMIAGRLESLQDHKKIAEIRLKDVKRGYDLFRHIKEEDQQRLELSQEEAKREMEMLRSDWKQTPKPRLDNDGDDALSTASPSHVSIVKKSRQSEITLDAESPDSTERGSESSLFVTQDVAPEIPPSRDSRSEMSTSRNSRGMSANSNCLLKESDFTVESAQEDRTSLYRYLRSLQWILEAMLQGSPAYMPSITASWGKGSDVLKDIKGKESVETRRRRDDEWDKWASTGYSNKTDTIRSARTSTTSTAEGRNRKQQERSGAALTVPTFNPRISTSSSSMLDTGAAVVPDEDQDVIYEQTIEHVSSSVYLTDNDEDGKKRKSKGAEERRECFVAVKSGRSSAKNRSIRSLRAPLITPRMTQWNRWKPVYGTQATSEEPKARPKSSPSLRRKLTGKEYEDFMKFIEKPDEENRRDMLELKRMDARRTNDRKSQSSVAKCDSSRSFDAARWHSDFTTVVNNQDLVVHEQLSAMQRDRYQACCQKFVALGNLPDGGKFWEDIEMVRSGVATETASMAMRKLLMNYHWYTDLLNELPIETRDDIKCRATVDRLEQLSKQFSRLGPLKLSKERLLYVLGSFRPWEREAPDVKKAIEFIRTSVIYVSDEEYEAYVARRDAKRYRERDEYF; encoded by the exons ATGAGCATACTGCTTGCAAAGAAGCTAGCAGTTTTTTCAATTAGCAAAACCAGTAGTCTGCAAAG ATTCGTCGCTCTGCAAATCTCCACAGCCCCCAAACTTCTTCAGCCGCGTTATCTCGCCCCGTCGATGCTagccgcggcggcgacgtcgaaacgggCGACGGGCACCGATTCGCTCGATccgaaatcgtttctcgcCGTTCGCCCGCCGGGAATCCATTCCGACTCCCATCGCGGTCTCAAAATCACGTCGCGAGACGCGACGCACTACACGTGCGAGCGACCGACGCGTAAGATCGTTCGCGAGCTCAActatcgacgtcgcgtcgagcAGATGACGTCGCGCGGCTTTCGATCGATCAATTCGCGTCCCTATCGCGAATTGGAGCCGGTGGAGCTGAGCACGACGGCGCTCGCTCTCCACGCCGTCGGGCAGGATCGTTTGGGACCCGCCGCCGCGTTGGACGGCGATCGG aatTTCGATGAGGAAAGTCTTGATGAAGTGCAGTCCGTTGCGACTGAGATGCCTAAA attgaGGATTTGTCTCTATTTCAAGGAGGTCCCATTCGGACGCCCATGATCGCGGGAAGACTAGAGTCATTACAGGACCACAAAAAGATTGCCGA AATCAGACTGAAGGACGTCAAGCGGGGATACGACCTATTCCGACACATTAAAGAAGAGGACCAGCAGAGA TTGGAACTTAGTCAAGAGGAGGCTAAGCGCGAAATGGAGATGTTGAGGTCCGATTGGAAACAGACTCCCAAGCCGCGGCTTGacaatgacggcgacgacgcgttgaGCACGGCCAG TCCTTCCCATGTGTCCATTGTAAAAAAATCGAGGCAGTCTGAGATCACTCTTGACGCGGAATCTCCTGATTCGACTGAACGAGGGAGTG AATCAAGCCTGTTTGTGACTCAAGATGTCGCGCCGGAAATTCCTCCATCGAGAGATTCCAGGTCTGAAATGTCGACATCTCGAAATTCAAGAGGGATGTCAGCAAATTCGAATTGCTTGCTCAAGGAGAGCGATTTCACAGTAGAAAGTGCTCAAGAAGACAG AACTTCTCTGTATCGATATCTTCGCTCTCTCCAGTGGATTCTTGAGGCCATGCTCCAGGGAAGTCCCGCCTATATGCCGTCGATAACGGCATCGTGGGGAAAGGGAAG CGACGTTCTAAAGGACATCAAGGGAAAGGAGagcgtcgaaacgagaagacgacgcgacgatgaATGGGATAAATGGGCGTCGACGGGATATTCAAAC aaAACGGACACTATACGTAGTGCGCGtacgtcaacgacgtcaacagcagaaggaagaaatcgaaagcaGCAG gAACGTTCCGGCGCTGCACTCACCGTGCCCACTTTCAATCCCAGGATCAGCAccagttcgtcgtcgatgttggATACGGGCGCTGCCGTCGTGCCGGACGAGGATCAGGACGTCATTTACGAGCAGACAATTGAGCACGTATCGTCGTCCGTTTATCTGACAGAcaatgacgaagacggaaagaaaagaaaatcgaaaggCGCTGAAGAGAGACGAG AGTGTTTTGTGGCGGTGAAGTCGGGACGTTCTTCGGCGAAGAATCGTTCCATTCGGAGTCTGAGAGCTCCTTTGATTACGCCGAGGATGACTCAGTGGAATCGATGGAAACCCGTCTATGGGACGCAAGCGACGTCAGAGGAGCCAAAAGCGAGACCCAAGTCGAGTCCTTCTCTAAGGAGAAAATTGACA GGAAAAGAGTATGAAGACTTTATGAAGTTCATTGAGAAGCCGGATGAGGAGAATCGAAGGGACATGCTGGAGCTCAAAAGGATGGATGCTCGGCGAACGAACGATAGAAAATCGCAAAG TTCTGTCGCGAAGTGCGATTCTTCTCGTTCCTTTGATGCGGCGAGATGGCATTCAGATTTCACCACCGTCGTCAATAACCAGGACCTCGTCGTACACGAGCAGTTGTCGGCCATGCAGAG AGATCGGTATCAGGCTTGCTGTCAGAAATTCGTTGCTCTTGGCAACCTTCCTGACGGCGGTAAGTTCTGGGAAGACATCGAGATGGTGCGCTCTGGCGTTGCGAccgaaacggcgtcgatggCTATGAGAAAATTGCTGATGAACTATCACTG GTACACTGATCTTCTGAACGAGTTACCCATTGAGACGAGAGACGATATCAAGTGCAGGGCCACTGTAGATCGCCTGGAGCAACTTTCAAAG CAATTCTCTCGTCTGGGTCCTCTGAAATTGTCCAAAGAACGCCTTTTATACGTTCTGGGAAGCTTTCGACCGTGGGAGCGCGAAGCTCCCGACGTGAAGAAAGCTATTGAG TTTATTCGCACTTCCGTAATTTACGTGTCTGATGAAGAATACGAGGCGTacgtcgctcgacgagacGCCAAACGCTATCGCGAAAGAGATGAAtatttttga
- the LOC136197922 gene encoding glutathione hydrolase 1 proenzyme-like has protein sequence MMAPQEDESLPLADAEEGQTPSENDEEKPKTEFKKPGGVKVMITGGVAFLIAVGIGLAVHLTVGLPKRNYHGAVAADISECSVIGTDMISKGGSAVDAAVASMLCLGVMHGQSSGLGGGGFMVVRSKDGDIEAIDFRSIAAALSNVTMFVNNRNLALRGGLAVAVPGELKALWEVHQKYGLLDWSELFQPSIQLAKNGFRVTEHLAHAIDRTHDYFLSPRLREIYTPNGVPLQENDTAYNPNLANTLGMLANGTQGLFYDGPIAKSIVDEVKAYGGILEVSDFKNYSVKFSEPLQTKFGDFKVFSPQPPSSGAVLISILNILSGYDDQKNNSLFYHRLVEGYKFAYAQRSHLGDPAFVNITALIHNMTSLDYAAFLREHKIDDNATHHASYYGPAYDLEPTPGTTHLSVLGPDGDAVAVTSTVNTYFGSKLMTSTGIVLNNDMDDFSSPNITNIYNVRPSPANYIAPGKRPLSSQAPTLVIQRKPGSKKEFVHLATGASGGTKITTATAQVILYSLGMNDDVESAVERRRIHNQLMPNVTEVEDGFSDEVVENLRQIGHRVSFVDFGPSLGVVQAARADYPEDTIYNADAEPILTAHSDKRKGGIASVI, from the exons ATGATGGCTCCGCAGGAAGACGAGTCGCTTCCTCTGGCTGACGCAGAAGAAGGACAAACACCgtctgaaaacgacgaagagaagccCAAAACCGAATTCAAAAAGCCGGGCGGTGTCAAAGTGATGATCACAG GCGGAGTAGCTTTCCTAATAGCTGTAGGAATAGGACTGGCAGTCCACCTGACCGTTGGTCTTCCGAAGAGGAATTACcacggtgccgtcgccgccgacatATCCGAGTGTTCCGTCATTGGAACTGATATGATAAGCAAAGGAGGATCGGCGGTCGATGCGGCCGTGGCGTCGATGCTGTGCTTGGGCGTGATGCACGGGCAATCTTCAGGACTAGGCGG CGGAGGATTTATGGTGGTTCGATCAAAAGACGGGGATATTGAAGCAATTGATTTTCGGTCGATTGCAGCCGCTTTGTCCAACGTTACAATGTTCGTTAACAATCGAAATTTAGCTCTGAGG GGAGGTTTGGCCGTTGCGGTGCCTGGGGAGTTGAAAGCTCTGTGGGAAGTCCATCAGAAATATGGATT GTTAGATTGGTCTGAACTATTTCAGCCATCCATACAACTAGCAAAGAATGGATTCAGAGTGACAGAGCACCTAG CTCATGCTATTGACAGAACACATGACTATTTTCTTAGTCCTCGATTGCGGGAGATCTATACACCAAATGGAGTTCCCCTTCAA GAAAACGATACTGCGTACAATCCAAATTTAGCCAATACTTTAGGAATGCTCGCCAACGGCACCCAAGGGCTATTCTATGACGGTCCAATAGCTAAAAGCATTGTAGATGAG GTTAAAGCATACGGCGGAATTTTGGAGGTTTCAGATTTCAAGAACTATTCAGTGAAATTTTCGGAGCCTTTACAGACCAAATTTggag ATTTCAAAGTCTTTTCTCCGCAGCCACCGTCGAGTGGAGCAGTACTTATATCAATCCTCAACATCTTGAGCGGTTACGACGatcaaaaaaacaattccCTATTCTATCATCGCCTTGTTGAA GGGTACAAATTCGCATATGCTCAGAGATCTCATCTCGGAGATCCCGCTTTCGTGAACATAACTGCTCTAATACACAACATGACTAG TTTGGACTATGCTGCCTTTTTGAGAGAGCATAAGATTGATGACAATGCAACGCACCACGCATCTTATTATGGGCCTGCCTATGATCTGGAACCGACGCCGGGAACGACTCACCTTTCCGTACTTGGCCCTGATGGCGATGCAGTTGCAGTCACAAG TACAGTGAATACATACTTCGGATCCAAGTTGATGACTTCTACTGGGATTGTACTAAATAATGATATGGACGATTTTTCATCTCCAAACATTACTAATATCTATAACGTGCGCCCGTCTCCG GCTAACTATATAGCACCTGGAAAAAGACCGTTGTCGTCTCAGGCACCCACTCTCGTTATACAAAGAAAG CCTGGAAGTAAGAAAGAGTTCGTCCACTTAGCTACAGGGGCGTCCGGAGGAACAAAAATAACGACAGCCACCGCTCAAG TAATTCTATATAGCTTGGGTATGAACGATGACGTAGAAAGTGCAGTCGAAAGACGCCGCATTCATAACCAACTAATGCCAAACGTTACGGAGGTAGAAG ATGGCTTCAGCGACGAGGTGGTTGAAAATCTGAGACAAATCGGTCACAGAGtttccttcgtcgacttcggaCCGTCTCTGGGTGTCGTTCAGGCAGCGAGAGCGGACTATCCGGAAGACACAATCTACAACGCGGATGCAGAACCGATCCTGACTGCGCACtcagacaaaagaaaaggaggaatAGCGTCAgttatttaa